The proteins below are encoded in one region of Halogranum gelatinilyticum:
- a CDS encoding HPr family phosphocarrier protein, producing MTERVVTVATEAGLHARPADVFVETAKRFDADLRLSRADSDDVVAADSMIGVNSLNVRNGEDVRLVAEGPDAEEALDALEAVLTTPEAELRSD from the coding sequence ATGACCGAGCGCGTCGTGACCGTCGCGACGGAGGCTGGCCTCCACGCGCGACCGGCGGACGTCTTCGTCGAGACCGCAAAGCGGTTCGACGCCGACCTCCGGCTGTCGAGAGCCGACTCCGACGACGTCGTCGCCGCCGACAGCATGATCGGCGTGAACAGTCTCAACGTCCGTAACGGCGAGGACGTCCGCCTCGTCGCGGAGGGTCCGGACGCTGAGGAAGCACTCGACGCGCTCGAAGCCGTCTTGACGACCCCGGAAGCGGAACTGCGAAGCGACTGA